In the genome of Bosea sp. BIWAKO-01, the window GCCCTTACAGGCTGGGCTACACACGTGCTACAATGGCGGTGACAATGGGCAGCGAAAGAGCGATCTGGAGCTAATCCCAAAAAGCCGTCTCAGTTCAGATTGCACTCTGCAACTCGAGTGCATGAAGGTGGAATCGCTAGTAATCGTGGATCAGCATGCCACGGTGAATACGTTCCCGGGCCTTGTACACACCGCCCGTCACACCATGGGAGTTGGGTTTACCCGAAGGCGTCGCGCTAACCGCAAGGAGGCAGGCGACCACGGTAGGCTCAGCGACTGGGGTGAAGTCGTAACAAGGTAGCCGTAGGGGAACCTGCGGCTGGATCACCTCCTTTCTAAGGTAGGATTTTTCGGTGAAGCTTGCTTCATCATCAAATCCGCTTGGAACAAAGAGGCCAAATCAGGCCTCGACATGCGGAACTTCGCCGTCTTCGTTTCTCTTTCTTTTCCGGGCGAATGCGCTCGATCTGTGCGGCATAGGGCTGCAACGGATCGCGCATTCTGGGCCAACAGCTTGGTTCTTTGGCCGTGTCTTGCGACGTTGTCGTGAGGCATGCCTTGGGCCTGTAGCTCAGTTGGTTAGAGCGCGCGCTTGATAAGCGTGAGGTCGGAGGTTCAAATCCTCCCAGGCCCACCAGCTTTCTCGACAGCGGTCAGGTTCGATCAAGGGGCCATAGCTCAGTTGGGAGAGCGGTAGCTTTGCAAGCTTCAGGTCGTCGGTTCGATCCCGTCTGGCTCCACCAATACCGCCCGGAAATTCAGGTTTTGCTGATTGCTGCTCTTTGAGCGGCGATGAGTAACGCTGTTTGTCATTGTGAAGAGGGAATAGATCTGAAGAGGTCGCTACCCAGCGACATTCGGGACGCGGACACCATCCGTGCTCGTCTTATTCGGGTCTATTCGGCAAGCATAAAATGGTCTTTCCGATCATGTTTTAGCATCCTGTTGGATTGCGGACATCGATCATGAGAACGATCAAGTGCCTTAAGAGCATTCGGTGGATGCCTTGGCGCTGAGAGGCGATGAAGGACGTGATACGCTGCGATAAGCCGTGGGGAGCTGCGAATGAGCTTTGATCCGCGGATTTCCGAATGGGGAAACCCACCTTCGACAATTCGTATTGTGACACCAGTCGGGAGCGCGCTCCCCAAAAGTGGTCTCCACTTTTGGGATCAGAGTTCGCTCAACTAACCAGCTGATGTTGCACTACGAATTGTCAGATGAAGGTATTGAGCCCTGAATACATAGGGGTTCAAAGCTAACCCAGGGAACTGAAACATCTAAGTACCTGGAGGAAAGGACATCAACGAGACTCCGTTAGTAGTGGCGAGCGAACGCGGACCAGGCCAGTGCTTGCTTGGAATTTACCGGAAGTGGTTGGGAAACCACGCATCAATGGGTGATAGCCCCGTACGGATCTGAGACCAAGCGAGACATGAGTAAGGCGGGACACGTGAAATCCTGTCTGAACGTGGGGGGACCACCCTCCAAGCCTAAGTACTCCTCAGCGACCGATAGTGAACAAGTACCGTGAGGGAAAGGTGAAAAGCACCCCGACGAGGGGAGTGAAATAGCACCTGAAACCGAATGCTTACAAACAGTGGGAGCTCAAGGTTCGTCCTGAGTGACCGCGTACCTTTTGTATAATGGGTCAGCGACTTAATCTGACGAGCAAGCTTAAGCCGGTAGGTGTAGGCGCAGCGAAAGCGAGTCTGAACAGGGCGTTCAGTTCGTCGGATTAGACCCGAAACCGGGTGATCTAGCCATGAGCAGGTTGAAGGTAAGGTAACACTTACTGGAGGACCGAACCGGTGCCTGTTGAAAAAGTCTCGGATGACTTGTGGCTAGGGGTGAAAGGCCAATCAAACTCGGAAATAGCTGGTTCTCCGCGAAAGCTATTTAGGTAGCGCCTCGCGTGAATACTCTCGGGGGTAGAGCACTGGATGGGCAAGGGGTGCTTACCGCATTACCGATCCTAACCAAACTCCGAATACCGAGAAGTACTGCGCGGGAGACACACGGCGGGTGCTAACGTCCGTCGTGGAGAGGGAAACAACCCTGACTTACAGCTAAGGCCCCTAATTCGTGGCTAAGTGTGAAAGGATGTGGGAATCCCAAAACAACCAGGAGGTTGGCTTAGAAGCAGCCATCCTTTAAAGAAAGCGTAACAGCTCACTGGTCTAAACAAGGGTTCCTGCGCCGAAAATGTATCGGGGCTCAAGCCACGAGCCGAAGCTTAAGGTGCACTCTTTGAGTGCGCGGTAGCGGAGCGTTCCATAAGCCAACGAAGGCGGACCCGTGAGGGCTGCTGGAGGTATTGGAAGTGCGAATGCTGACATGAGTAACGACAAACAGTGTGAAAGACACTGTCGCCGAAAGTCCAAGGGTTCCTGCGTAAAGTTAATCTCCGCAGGGTTAGCCGGCCCCTAAGGCGAGGCCGAAAGGCGTAGTCGATGGGAATGAGGTGAATATTCCTCAGCCAGTTGGTAGTGACGGATCACGTACGCTGTCAGGTCTTATTGGATTGACCTGGCTTCCAAGTGGTCCCTGGAAATAGCTCCAACATTAGACCGTACCCTAAACCGACACAGGTGGACTGGTAGAGTATACCAAGGCGCTTGAGAGAATGATGCTGAAGGAACTCGGCAATTTACCTCCGTAACTTCGGGATAAGGAGGCCTTCCGTTTGGGCAACCAGGCGGGAGGGGCACAGACCAGGGGGTAGCGACTGTTTAACTAAAACACAGGGCTCTGCGAAATCGTAAGATGACGTATAGGGTCTGACGCCTGCCCGGTGCCGGAAGGTTAAAAGGAGGTGTGCAAGCACCGAATTGAAGCCCCGGTAAACGGCGGCCGTAACTATAACGGTCCTAAGGTAGCGAAATTCCTTGTCGGGTAAGTTCCGACCTGCACGAATGGCGTAACGACTTCCCCGCTGTCTCCAGCATCAACTCAGTGAAATTGAATTCCCCGTGAAGATGCGGGGTTCCTGCGGTCAGACGGAAAGACCCCGTGCACCTTTACTGTAGCTTTGCGCTGGCATTCGTGTCGGCATGTGTAGGATAGGTGGTAGACTTTGAAGCCGGGGCGCCAGCTCTGGTGGAGTCATCCTTGAAATACCACCCTTATCGTCATGGATGTCTAACCGCGACCCGTCATCCGGGTCCGAGACAGCGCATGGCAGGCAGTTTGACTGGGGCGGTCGCCTCCCAAAGAGTAACGGAGGCGTGCGAAGGTGGGCTCAGAGCGGTCGGAAATCGCTCGTTGAGTGCAATGGCATAAGCCTGCCTGACTGCGAGACTGACAAGTCGAGCAGAGTCGAAAGACGGCCATAGTGATCCGGTGGTCCCGCGTGGAAGGGCCATCGCTCAACGGATAAAAGGTACGCCGGGGATAACAGGCTGATGATTCCCAAGAGTCCATATCGACGGAATCGTTTGGCACCTCGATGTCGGCTCATCACATCCTGGGGCTGGAGAAGGTCCCAAGGGTTCGGCTGTTCGCCGATTAAAGTGGTACGTGAGCTGGGTTCAGAACGTCGTGAGACAGTTCGGTCCCTATCTGCCGTGGGTGTAGGATATTTGAGAGGATCTGCCCTTAGTACGAGAGGACCGGGGTGGACGTACCTCTGGTGGACCTGTTGTGGCGCCAGCCGCAGTGCAGGGTAGCTATGTACGGACGGGATAACCGCTGAATGCATCTAAGCGGGAAACCCACCTCAAAACGAGATATCCCTTGAGAGCCGTGGAAGACGACCACGTTGATAGGCCGGGTGTGTAAGCGCAGTAATGTGCTCAGCTTACCGGTACTAATTGCTCGATCGGCTTGATCGTTCTCATGATCAATGTCCGCAAACACCAACAACTGCGAACATAAGCGCCCATTTTCGACAGGCAAAAAAGCCTGGCGACAAGAATGCGCGCCAATCAAAGACCTTATGCTTGCCATATCCTTCGCCGGCCCGGTGGCTTGAGCGAGAAGCCAGAACCCGATCCCATCCCGAACTCGGCCGTTAAACTTCTCAGCGCTGATGGTACTGTGTCTCAAGACCCGGGAGAGTAGGTCGTTGCCGGGCCTGTCAAGGATATCCCTCATCACAATCGCAAATCGCTCAAACGCGGCGCCCGATGCTAACCCATCGGCGCCGCGTTCCCATTACCGCGGGGTGGAGCAGCCCGGTAGCTCGTCAGGCTCATAACCTGAAGGTCGTCAGTTCAAATCTGGCCCCCGCAACCAAACATCAACCAAACCCCGTCTCAAAAAATGAGGCGGGGTTTTGTCGTTCTAGCGATGCAGCACACGCGCTGAGGACGCAGCACGCCCGCCCAACCCACGCGAAACTCCGGCGAACTGCCGTGCTGGGTTCTCTCGGGCGGTTGGGTTGGCCCTGTCGGACAGATTGCCCAGCGCTGCACCAGAGCCCGTCGCGGGTGACGGGCGAGGCGAACCCGGCCGACGTCTGTCATCCGTGCTGAGAGCGTGGGCGCGTGCCGTTCCAGTCGGCTTGGCAGAGGCGCAACGTCAACCCACTCGATCGTCCTCAAAGCTGGCTGAAGGCCAATTGCCGACGCCGTGGAAGGAGCGCCGATCCATCCAACCGCAAAGAAAATCTATCGGCTCGGCCGAGATTTGACCGTTTGTGACGCGTCAAACGACGGCCGATGAAGAGCCGGCGAACTCTCAGATCCCATAACCCCATGAGGACATGATGCGCCGTCAACTCAATCTGGCTGCGACCCTGTTTGCGGCGTTCACCATAGCCGGTTTCGCGGCCCAAGCGGGTGAAGTCAGCGAGGAGCAACGCATCTCCCGGCCTTCGCCGGCAGCGTTGGCTGCGGTCGAGTCTCTCGTCAAAATGCCGATCGATGTATTCGAGCCGAGCGTCTTCGTCGCGCCCAAGGGGCACAGCATTCCCTATCGTCTGCTTTCGCCGGCCGCTCAAAGCCAAGCGAAGTTGCCGCTCGTCATCGCGCTGCATGCATCGGGCGGGGTTGGCACCGATAATGTCAGCCAGGTCGGGGCCTTCATCCGGAGCTGGGCCGCTCCAACGATCGCCCGTGAATTTCCGTCATACGTCGTCGTGCCGCAGTTTCCGACGCGCAGCGCAAACTATACTGGCGAAGGCCTCAATCGGGTCGCAAACCCGAGCGATCACCTTGCCGACGTTCTGGCGTTGGTCGAGGAGTTGAAGCGGCGCCTGCCGATCGATCCGCAGCGGGTCTACCTGGTCGGGTTCTCGATGGGAGCGTCGGCGGCGATCATCGCCGCGGCAATGAAGCCCAAGGCGTTCGCCAGCGTCGTCGCATTCTCGGGAGTTCCGCCCCAGCGCAGCCTGGCGAAACAAGCGGCGAAGGTCCCGTTCCTGATCGTCCATGGAACGGCCGACCGCGAGAATCCGTATGCCGCGTCGAGATCATGGGCCGACGCGTTGGCCAGGGCCGGCGGTTCGCCCATGTTCGTGACCTATGACGGCATGGACCATAAAATCAGCCCGGACCAGTTCCTGGCGCCGGAATGGCGCGCTTGGCTCTTCAGCCAGCGGGCGCCACTATAGCGCCGCGCCCCAAGCCGGCCCGATGGTGGCTGGGGTGCCCGGCCGATACGCGGGGCCACCGCCAAACGCGCCGACCTGGACAGGACGCAAGGGCGTTGCAGCTTCCCCACCAGCGATGATGCATGGAACGGTGCGTGGCACGTGGGCAATGGCGAAGCGCCCGCATGCCTGCATGCTCAT includes:
- a CDS encoding alpha/beta fold hydrolase: MRRQLNLAATLFAAFTIAGFAAQAGEVSEEQRISRPSPAALAAVESLVKMPIDVFEPSVFVAPKGHSIPYRLLSPAAQSQAKLPLVIALHASGGVGTDNVSQVGAFIRSWAAPTIAREFPSYVVVPQFPTRSANYTGEGLNRVANPSDHLADVLALVEELKRRLPIDPQRVYLVGFSMGASAAIIAAAMKPKAFASVVAFSGVPPQRSLAKQAAKVPFLIVHGTADRENPYAASRSWADALARAGGSPMFVTYDGMDHKISPDQFLAPEWRAWLFSQRAPL